A genome region from Deinococcus sp. KNUC1210 includes the following:
- the apaG gene encoding Co2+/Mg2+ efflux protein ApaG, with product MDALPDLRVTVEPRFRPDHSQPGRWLFQYIIRIENHTSESWQVVAREWMITDGLGRVTSVSGEGVVGQMPILPPGGVYVYDSFVTLESTPGRMSGLFVLRDAWNAPGRTYVPEFELRLPLEFSEMEEKGETPGRVLN from the coding sequence ATGGACGCCCTGCCCGATCTCCGGGTCACAGTGGAACCCCGCTTCCGCCCTGACCATTCACAGCCGGGGCGCTGGCTGTTTCAGTACATCATCAGAATCGAGAACCACACGAGCGAGAGCTGGCAGGTGGTGGCCCGCGAGTGGATGATCACCGATGGGCTGGGCCGCGTCACCAGCGTGTCGGGTGAGGGCGTGGTCGGACAGATGCCGATTCTGCCTCCCGGCGGCGTGTACGTCTATGACAGCTTCGTGACGCTGGAGAGCACCCCCGGACGCATGAGCGGCCTGTTTGTGCTGCGCGACGCGTGGAATGCGCCGGGCCGGACGTATGTGCCCGAGTTCGAACTGCGGCTGCCGCTCGAATTCAGCGAGATGGAAGAGAAGGGCGAGACGCCGGGCCGGGTTCTGAATTGA
- a CDS encoding DUF4032 domain-containing protein, with amino-acid sequence MHNNDTQSAVGTIRLRDQARSEVERARLTADVHDLLNVLRRQPNELLPFEWIRHLHPNAEYQRGTQAIPTASIVGSVDRYREFDRYYLPKEQHLDERWIGVRSAQLQGKELPPIQVYKVGELYFVKDGNHRVSVARRQGQAYIDAQVIELNVTVPPEPGDTLKDLIIKGEYADFLQATHLDTLMPEHLEMLFTTPGRYDRLIEHIRTRKYYLDKKHNRDTPWDEAVCSWYVRLYSRIVEQIRTHDVLKRFPGRTEADLYLWIMDHRYFLTQRYGFDVGSEVAALDFSKHHAPPVLTRLSQQVKLLVNGGKVAEEYTVEPPPTQEAAPESA; translated from the coding sequence ATGCACAACAACGACACACAGAGCGCAGTGGGCACCATTCGCCTGCGCGATCAGGCACGTTCGGAAGTGGAGCGGGCGCGGCTGACAGCCGACGTTCACGATCTGCTGAACGTTCTGCGTCGCCAGCCGAACGAACTGCTGCCGTTTGAATGGATTCGCCATCTTCACCCGAACGCCGAGTATCAGCGCGGCACCCAGGCCATTCCCACAGCTTCCATCGTGGGATCGGTGGACCGTTACCGCGAGTTCGACCGCTACTATCTGCCCAAAGAGCAGCACCTCGACGAGCGCTGGATCGGTGTTCGCAGCGCTCAGCTCCAGGGCAAGGAACTGCCGCCCATCCAGGTATACAAGGTGGGCGAACTGTACTTCGTCAAGGACGGCAACCACCGCGTTTCGGTGGCGCGTCGGCAGGGGCAGGCCTACATCGATGCCCAGGTGATCGAACTGAACGTGACGGTGCCGCCAGAGCCGGGCGACACGCTCAAAGACCTGATCATCAAGGGCGAGTACGCCGACTTCCTGCAGGCGACCCACCTCGACACGCTGATGCCCGAGCACCTCGAAATGCTGTTCACCACGCCGGGGCGCTACGACCGCCTGATCGAACACATCCGGACGCGCAAGTATTACCTCGACAAGAAACACAACCGCGATACCCCCTGGGACGAGGCGGTCTGCAGCTGGTATGTCCGCCTGTACAGCCGCATCGTGGAGCAGATCCGCACCCACGATGTCCTCAAGCGCTTTCCTGGCCGCACCGAAGCCGACCTGTACCTGTGGATCATGGATCACCGCTACTTCCTGACGCAGCGCTACGGGTTCGATGTCGGCAGCGAAGTGGCAGCGCTGGATTTCAGCAAGCACCACGCTCCCCCGGTGCTGACACGCCTGAGTCAGCAGGTCAAACTGCTGGTCAACGGCGGCAAGGTGGCCGAAGAGTACACGGTCGAGCCGCCGCCCACCCAGGAGGCCGCGCCCGAATCGGCCTGA
- a CDS encoding DUF4357 domain-containing protein → MPQAAETVQQTVREIAGWLTTVPNPGEAVVRQAIVLRLLQVCGFDIWNPHIVIPEETDKAGFRPDLRLVAGEHEFVLELKGMNVGIHEKDYSQVASYAGQKGIRWAMLTDGRVWVVLDEHLKGPYRERAVLKLELDQQDAAPFAEDVSLLFDEQRWRSGAFEEAVRQIRAQQQRRQDVAQMLREYRPVVEEVQREYGISTFEQAVAAAVKMGLITEAGRESLLGLSGRPYRQDEATSGAPEKPRLIRKDSKRKDSKRAAGKSPVVFSYQVGEATARAWYVSASGRWIVKSGSTAVSEVKSYARGVANSRSNLLAAGKLERLDDGRLRFTQDVEYPSPSAAAGDISGGARNGWDVWKDEDGRSAQDYRAQQS, encoded by the coding sequence ATGCCTCAAGCAGCTGAAACAGTCCAGCAGACCGTCAGGGAAATCGCCGGATGGCTGACAACCGTTCCGAATCCGGGTGAGGCGGTGGTTCGTCAGGCGATTGTGCTTCGGCTGTTGCAGGTGTGCGGGTTCGACATATGGAATCCGCACATCGTCATTCCCGAAGAGACCGATAAAGCGGGTTTCCGCCCCGATCTGCGACTGGTGGCCGGAGAGCATGAATTCGTCCTCGAATTGAAAGGAATGAACGTCGGAATACATGAAAAAGACTATTCCCAGGTGGCGAGTTACGCGGGTCAGAAGGGAATACGCTGGGCCATGTTGACCGATGGCCGTGTCTGGGTGGTGCTCGACGAACATCTGAAAGGCCCTTATCGGGAGCGTGCGGTGCTGAAACTCGAACTCGATCAGCAGGACGCGGCCCCGTTCGCAGAAGACGTCTCCCTGCTGTTCGACGAGCAGCGCTGGCGTTCCGGAGCATTCGAGGAGGCGGTCAGGCAGATCCGTGCTCAGCAGCAACGGCGACAGGATGTGGCGCAGATGCTCCGGGAATACCGCCCTGTGGTCGAGGAAGTGCAGCGGGAATACGGCATCAGCACGTTTGAACAAGCGGTTGCCGCCGCTGTCAAAATGGGCCTGATCACCGAGGCCGGGCGAGAGAGTCTGCTGGGTCTTAGCGGCAGACCGTATCGGCAGGACGAAGCGACGAGTGGAGCGCCTGAAAAGCCCCGTCTGATCAGAAAAGACAGCAAAAGAAAAGACAGCAAAAGAGCAGCCGGGAAATCCCCCGTCGTGTTTTCCTATCAGGTGGGAGAGGCGACTGCACGGGCCTGGTATGTTTCGGCGTCAGGCCGGTGGATCGTCAAATCGGGCAGCACGGCGGTGAGCGAAGTGAAATCGTATGCCAGGGGAGTTGCAAACAGCCGGTCGAATCTGCTGGCGGCCGGGAAACTCGAACGTCTGGACGACGGACGCCTGCGCTTTACCCAGGATGTCGAGTACCCGTCTCCGAGTGCAGCGGCGGGCGACATTTCAGGCGGAGCCAGAAACGGCTGGGATGTCTGGAAAGATGAAGATGGGCGTTCTGCTCAGGATTATCGCGCTCAGCAAAGCTAA
- the nudC gene encoding NAD(+) diphosphatase: MGQQDGRQVWAARLAELPGDGFKFHRLRGLYGRIPDALWLLGGYGYQIVEWDRTHHYCGYCATPTVRGDSERVRRCPNCGLSVYPRLAPAVMVLLTRLHQGRPQILLCRSPQFPPGMYSANAGFVEPSETVEHAAHREMKEETNLDIRNLRYFDSQPWPFPHSLMLAFTAEYISPDEGGGEIVPQPGEIEEARWFFHDELPQLPGRASISRRLIESVVGEIREGE; the protein is encoded by the coding sequence CTGGGCCAGCAGGACGGGCGACAGGTCTGGGCGGCGCGGCTGGCGGAGCTGCCCGGAGACGGGTTCAAGTTCCACAGGCTGCGTGGCCTGTACGGACGCATTCCCGACGCGCTGTGGCTGCTGGGCGGGTACGGGTATCAGATCGTGGAATGGGACAGAACGCACCACTACTGCGGTTACTGCGCCACGCCCACCGTGCGCGGCGATTCGGAGCGGGTGCGCCGCTGCCCCAACTGCGGCCTGAGCGTGTATCCGCGCCTCGCTCCCGCCGTCATGGTGCTGCTCACACGCCTGCACCAGGGGCGGCCTCAGATTCTGCTGTGCCGCTCGCCGCAGTTTCCGCCGGGCATGTACAGCGCCAATGCCGGATTTGTCGAGCCGAGCGAAACGGTGGAACACGCCGCGCACCGCGAGATGAAGGAAGAAACCAACCTCGATATCAGAAATCTGCGCTATTTCGATTCGCAGCCCTGGCCTTTTCCGCACAGCCTGATGCTGGCCTTTACCGCCGAGTACATCAGTCCGGACGAGGGGGGCGGCGAGATCGTGCCGCAGCCGGGCGAGATCGAGGAAGCCCGCTGGTTTTTCCACGACGAATTGCCGCAGTTGCCGGGTCGGGCGAGTATTTCCAGAAGACTCATCGAATCGGTGGTGGGGGAGATTCGCGAAGGGGAGTGA
- a CDS encoding gamma-glutamyltransferase family protein, protein MILSAHPRSPVYARRGMVATSQPLAAQAGLSMLQAGGNAADAAIATAAALTVVEPTSNGIGGDNFALLWMDGELHGLNASGAAPAALSLDALPGGTMPRHGWLPVTVPGAVRGWADLHARFGRLPFAQVLGPAIDYARRGFPLSPVVAHNWARTIQIYRTLNLPVFDEWFATFSPPGFVPRPGAVWASEHHATTLERIAASLGQDFYEGTLAARIDRHASETGGLLRAADLAAHRSEWVQPIGTDYRGHRVWELPPNGQGITALIALGILNGLDLPDERASVESLHLQIEAIKLAFREAHTHVADPHFAEVPLERLLSFFHHDVLRSRIGETALDPHTHTPGTGGTVYLATADSDGGMVSFIQSNYMGFGSGVVVPGTGIGLHNRGHNFSLDPQHPNALEPGKRPYHTIIPGFLTRDGAAVGPFGVMGGFMQPQGHVQVIVNALRYGLNPQQALDAPRWQWLDGRRVEVEHALGAELSRELAARGHVVSVQLDPGAFGRGQIIWRDPQTGVLVGGTEGRADGLIAAY, encoded by the coding sequence ATGATCCTTTCCGCTCATCCGCGTTCACCGGTGTATGCCCGGCGGGGTATGGTCGCCACCTCGCAACCGCTGGCGGCTCAGGCGGGCCTGAGTATGTTGCAGGCAGGAGGCAACGCCGCCGACGCTGCCATCGCCACAGCGGCGGCCCTGACGGTCGTGGAGCCGACCAGCAACGGCATCGGCGGTGACAATTTCGCGCTGCTGTGGATGGACGGCGAACTGCACGGCCTGAACGCCAGCGGCGCGGCTCCGGCAGCCCTGAGCCTCGACGCCCTGCCCGGCGGCACCATGCCGCGTCATGGCTGGCTGCCCGTGACGGTGCCGGGAGCGGTGCGCGGCTGGGCCGATCTGCATGCACGGTTTGGACGGCTGCCCTTCGCGCAGGTGCTGGGTCCGGCAATCGACTATGCCCGGCGCGGATTTCCGCTCAGCCCGGTGGTGGCGCACAACTGGGCGCGGACCATCCAGATCTACCGCACGCTCAACCTGCCCGTGTTCGACGAATGGTTTGCCACGTTCTCGCCGCCCGGTTTTGTGCCCCGACCCGGCGCAGTGTGGGCCAGCGAGCACCACGCCACCACGCTGGAACGCATCGCCGCGAGTCTGGGGCAGGATTTCTACGAGGGAACGTTGGCTGCCCGTATCGACCGGCACGCGTCGGAGACGGGCGGCCTGCTGCGGGCTGCTGATCTGGCGGCCCACCGGAGCGAGTGGGTACAGCCAATCGGCACCGATTACCGGGGCCACCGCGTCTGGGAGCTGCCGCCCAACGGTCAGGGCATCACGGCGCTGATCGCGCTGGGCATTCTGAACGGGCTCGACCTGCCCGACGAGCGAGCTTCGGTGGAGAGCCTGCACCTTCAGATCGAGGCGATCAAACTGGCCTTCCGCGAGGCGCATACCCACGTGGCCGACCCGCACTTTGCCGAGGTGCCGCTGGAACGGCTGCTGTCGTTCTTTCATCACGACGTGCTGCGCTCGCGCATCGGCGAAACTGCCCTCGACCCGCACACCCACACGCCGGGAACGGGCGGCACCGTCTATCTGGCGACTGCCGACAGCGACGGGGGCATGGTCAGCTTTATCCAGAGCAACTACATGGGCTTTGGCAGCGGCGTGGTCGTGCCGGGAACGGGCATCGGGCTGCACAACCGGGGCCACAATTTCAGTCTCGACCCCCAGCATCCCAACGCGCTGGAGCCGGGCAAGCGCCCCTATCACACCATCATTCCCGGCTTTCTGACCAGAGACGGCGCGGCGGTCGGGCCATTCGGCGTGATGGGCGGCTTTATGCAGCCGCAGGGACATGTGCAGGTGATCGTGAATGCTCTGCGGTACGGCCTGAACCCGCAGCAGGCGCTCGACGCGCCGCGCTGGCAGTGGCTGGACGGGCGGCGGGTGGAAGTCGAACACGCCCTGGGTGCCGAGCTGAGCCGCGAACTGGCGGCGCGGGGACATGTGGTGTCGGTGCAGCTCGACCCCGGCGCTTTCGGACGTGGGCAGATCATCTGGCGCGACCCACAGACGGGCGTGCTGGTGGGCGGCACCGAAGGGCGGGCCGACGGACTGATCGCTGCCTACTGA
- a CDS encoding mismatch-specific DNA-glycosylase has product MPDLLAPGLTLVLIGSAPSTISARARAYYANPQNKFWRTLHAAGLTPHQFSPHDYPLLLSLGIGLTDLAKRHAGIDAALPKGAWDRGELLEKLETYHPRLIAFTSKKSASEALGLPTGKLPYGRQAGLLLGAEVWVMPSTSPLADNHFRLEPWLELGERFRRVSEEGES; this is encoded by the coding sequence GTGCCCGATCTGCTGGCACCCGGCCTCACCCTGGTCCTGATCGGCTCCGCGCCCAGCACCATCAGTGCGCGGGCGCGGGCTTACTATGCCAATCCTCAGAACAAGTTCTGGCGCACGCTGCATGCGGCGGGGCTGACACCGCACCAGTTCTCGCCGCACGATTATCCGCTGCTCCTGTCGCTGGGGATCGGCCTGACCGATCTCGCCAAGCGCCACGCCGGAATCGACGCCGCGCTGCCCAAAGGGGCCTGGGATCGGGGGGAACTGCTGGAAAAGCTGGAAACGTATCACCCGCGCCTGATCGCGTTTACCAGCAAAAAATCAGCGTCGGAGGCGTTGGGCCTGCCTACCGGAAAGTTGCCGTATGGACGGCAGGCGGGGCTGCTGCTGGGCGCAGAAGTGTGGGTGATGCCGTCGACCAGTCCACTCGCAGACAATCACTTCCGACTGGAACCCTGGCTGGAACTGGGCGAGC
- a CDS encoding sulfite oxidase-like oxidoreductase produces MLGRFFKKPENDQGGRVPPGQTLTTRFPVLTYGPVPRYAKTDITVRVFGLAEEQTFSWIDLQKMPQTTLTYDIHCVTHWSKFDTTWTGISVPELMKHIQLKPGATHVMIHSVGGYTTNLSLADFVRDQNLLAHEFGSSPDQLAPLETEHGGPMRLVVPHLYFWKSAKWINGLEFISQDEAGFWEKNGYHMRGDPFKEERYSD; encoded by the coding sequence ATGCTCGGACGATTTTTCAAGAAGCCCGAAAACGATCAGGGAGGCCGCGTGCCGCCCGGTCAGACTCTTACCACGCGCTTTCCGGTGCTGACGTATGGCCCGGTGCCGCGCTACGCCAAAACCGATATCACGGTGCGGGTGTTCGGTCTGGCAGAGGAGCAAACCTTCAGCTGGATAGACCTTCAGAAGATGCCGCAGACCACCCTGACCTACGACATCCACTGTGTCACCCACTGGAGCAAGTTCGATACCACCTGGACAGGCATCAGCGTGCCGGAACTGATGAAGCACATTCAGCTGAAGCCGGGCGCCACCCACGTCATGATTCACAGCGTCGGCGGCTATACCACCAATCTGTCGCTGGCCGACTTCGTGCGCGACCAGAATCTGCTGGCCCACGAATTCGGCTCCAGCCCCGATCAGCTCGCGCCGCTGGAAACCGAGCACGGCGGGCCGATGCGTCTGGTGGTGCCGCACCTGTACTTCTGGAAGAGCGCCAAGTGGATCAACGGGCTGGAATTCATCAGTCAGGACGAGGCCGGATTCTGGGAGAAGAACGGCTATCACATGCGCGGCGACCCCTTCAAAGAGGAACGCTATAGCGACTGA
- a CDS encoding ABC transporter substrate-binding protein, with the protein MKRSAALLTCTLLACSGASAAPLQISFWHSMEGVKDLVAQYARDFNASQNQYEVSVTSVGNYREAPAKLQAAIKAGNPPTMFQAEFTYFSKLVGDGQLVNLDKYEAALPANLVNDFYPAVWKAGEVNKVRYGLPWNVSTPVLFYNAGVFRGAKLNPPKTWSELEATADKLSNGRRPLLVIADAWTFEGLVASRGGNVVLNGKPNFASPEAVAALDQLTRMVKGGDAQFRTLDDAIGAAFDFTRGQNLMVVASVANWTDFQKLPFVDLGAAPFPCEKICAVPLGGANIVLPKGSTTSEQAGAMAFWKFLMEPGRLNDWVKATAYVTPRRSVQLGLADYYAKNPYRKAAYSQLDDAVPRPTAPDYYIWQKYLEDAIQKATTGKMSAQAALQEAQAKANQ; encoded by the coding sequence GTGAAGCGTTCTGCTGCCCTCCTGACCTGTACCCTCCTCGCCTGCTCCGGCGCGTCCGCTGCCCCCCTTCAGATTTCCTTCTGGCACAGCATGGAGGGCGTCAAAGACCTGGTGGCCCAGTATGCCCGCGACTTCAATGCCTCGCAGAATCAGTACGAGGTGAGCGTGACCTCGGTGGGCAACTACCGCGAAGCGCCCGCCAAACTCCAGGCAGCCATCAAGGCGGGAAATCCACCGACCATGTTTCAGGCCGAGTTCACCTACTTCAGCAAGCTGGTGGGCGACGGGCAACTGGTCAACCTCGACAAATACGAGGCCGCGCTGCCTGCCAACCTGGTCAACGACTTCTATCCGGCGGTGTGGAAGGCGGGCGAGGTCAACAAGGTGCGCTATGGCCTGCCCTGGAACGTCAGCACGCCCGTGCTGTTCTATAACGCGGGCGTCTTCCGGGGCGCGAAACTGAACCCGCCGAAGACCTGGAGCGAACTGGAAGCCACCGCCGACAAGCTGAGCAACGGGCGCAGGCCCCTGCTGGTCATCGCTGACGCCTGGACCTTCGAGGGTCTGGTGGCGTCGCGTGGAGGCAACGTGGTGCTGAACGGCAAGCCGAACTTCGCTTCGCCGGAAGCGGTCGCGGCGCTCGATCAGCTCACCCGCATGGTGAAGGGCGGCGATGCCCAGTTCCGCACCCTCGACGACGCCATCGGCGCGGCCTTCGACTTCACCCGGGGACAGAACCTGATGGTGGTGGCGAGTGTCGCCAACTGGACGGACTTTCAGAAGCTCCCGTTCGTGGACCTGGGAGCCGCGCCCTTCCCCTGCGAGAAGATCTGCGCCGTGCCGCTGGGAGGCGCGAACATCGTGCTGCCCAAGGGTTCGACCACCAGCGAGCAGGCGGGCGCGATGGCCTTCTGGAAGTTCCTGATGGAGCCGGGCCGCCTGAACGACTGGGTCAAGGCCACCGCCTACGTGACTCCGCGCCGCAGCGTGCAGCTGGGGCTGGCCGACTACTACGCCAAGAATCCGTACCGCAAGGCCGCGTATTCACAGCTCGACGACGCCGTGCCGCGCCCCACCGCGCCCGACTACTACATCTGGCAGAAATACCTCGAAGACGCGATCCAGAAGGCCACCACCGGCAAGATGAGCGCTCAGGCGGCCTTGCAGGAAGCGCAGGCGAAAGCGAACCAGTAA